One region of Culex pipiens pallens isolate TS chromosome 2, TS_CPP_V2, whole genome shotgun sequence genomic DNA includes:
- the LOC120423660 gene encoding glycosyltransferase-like domain-containing protein 1-like yields the protein MAKILIIEPFYGGSHKQLLDTFLEQFHPAEYDLFTLTAKKWHWRSRIGALYFSETIPRDHHYRALFTSSVLNLAELIGLRPDLAQCRKIVYFHENQLNYPVREIKERDCQYGLNQIMTCLSADQIVFNSRYNMTSFLDNIKSFLNIAPDLKLKNLREKLEPRCEVLYFPIPFHMIPKRIFTKNDKPLHLIWPHRWEHDKNPQFLVNTLLELNKRQVDFRVSILGERTQSIPECFENIGELLKEKLVNFGYLGKDEYYRALLDGDVVISTAGHEFYGVAMLEAAYCGCLPVAPNKLVYPEIYPDTSLYNTSNQLIKMLYNWCKNRPLFERDRAIFYENFNFDKYSSVQLVPKFISMIKAHIANSTVSNGV from the exons ATGGCCAAAATTCTCATCATTGAACCATTCTATGGCGGTTCTCACAAGCAGCTGCTGGACACTTTCCTCGAAC AGTTTCATCCGGCCGAGTACGATCTGTTTACGCTGACGGCGAAGAAATGGCACTGGCGGTCCCGGATAGGGGCGCTTTACTTTTCGGAAACGATTCCACGGGACCACCACTACCGTGCCCTGTTCACCAGCTCAGTCCTCAACCTGGCCGAGCTTATCGGTCTGCGGCCCGACCTGGCCCAGTGCCGGAAGATTGTGTACTTCCACGAGAACCAGCTCAACTATCCGGTGCGGGAGATTAAGGAACGGGACTGCCAGTACGGACTGAACCAAATCATGACCTGTCTGAGTGCGGACCAAATCGTGTTCAACTCGCGGTACAACATGACGTCGTTCCTGGACAATATCAAGAGCTTCCTGAACATAGCGCCGGATCTGAAGCTGAAGAATCTGCGGGAAAAGCTGGAGCCGCGCTGCGAGGTGCTGTACTTTCCGATTCCGTTCCATATGATTCCGAAGCGGATTTTCACCAAGAATGA CAAACCCCTGCACCTGATTTGGCCCCACCGCTGGGAGCACGACAAAAATCCACAGTTCCTGGTGAACACGCTGCTCGAGCTGAACAAGCGGCAGGTCGACTTCCGGGTGTCGATCCTGGGCGAGCGCACCCAGTCCATTCCGGAGTGTTTCGAAAACATCGGCGAACTGCTCAAGGAGAAGCTGGTCAACTTTGGCTACCTCGGCAAGGACGAGTACTACCGGGCGCTGCTGGACGGGGACGTGGTCATCTCGACGGCCGGCCACGAGTTCTACGGCGTCGCCAT GCTCGAGGCGGCGTACTGTGGCTGTCTGCCGGTGGCGCCGAACAAGCTAGTCTATCCGGAAATCTACCCGGACACCAGTCTGTACAACACGTCGAATCAGCTCATCAAAATGCTCTACAACTGGTGCAAGAACCGGCCCCTGTTCGAGCGGGATCGTGCCATTTTCTACGAGAACTTtaactttgacaaatattcgTCCGTGCAGCTGGTTCCAAAGTTTATCTCGATGATCAAGGCCCACATTGCCAACAGCACCGTCAGCAACGGGGTCTAG
- the LOC120423667 gene encoding uncharacterized protein K02A2.6-like isoform X1, translated as MSMASSIEQYRKGTTFGDWADRLDYTFKANKVEGDLQKSHFMNLCGPYIYSQLKLLFKKDELDKADYATIVAKLKLKLDLTEPDLVQRFRFSQRSQQPDETAEEFVQAVKLQAEFCGFGNFKDVAIIDRVLVGLSDAVLKENLLKEEKLDLAKLDKFITTWNIAKRNVHSLFNQNSCANYNYPPPEMINQVRRPVHERLGHPYNQRQHTRTQNNVNRQGNGFNRTNGSFNRSGYNNNNNHNRTQNSQNAQRTVRFQGDNRNNTQRNTNYSNNNRLNGRNNYNNWPKRDYSEMECDYCGELGHIRRKCFTLRNLRRDAVNFIEAAKPGTSAEKELSDLMGRMRTTDVPRAETSDDESYSEWNPGSLQCMCVESINKISEPCLTNVIIDNVFVQMEIDCGSTVTVMGKTQYFRLFDKPLNKCDKQLLVVNGNQLKIEGETDVCVKLNGFKHKLKLLVLNSDFKFIPLFGRNWMDIFFPQWRQFFSNNATIDEQINSVSAPKGDELIKEIKRDFSDVFVKDFSTPIKGFEAELVLKSEVPIFKKAYDVPYRLREKVLTYLDRLEKENVISPIEASDWASPVIVVMKKDNKIRLVIDCKVSINKVLVANAYPLPVASDLFAKLANCKVFCSLDLEGAYTQLALSERSKKFMVINTIKGLFTYHRLPQGASPSASIFQHIMDQILGGIPNVFCYLDDVLIAGKTVDDCRDKLIIVLERLAKANIKVNWEKCKFFVTELKYLGHIITNKGLLTCPDKISTVQRAKVPTNVNELRSYLGLINYYNRFVPNMSAKLHFLYNLLKKNTRFIWDRDCDKAFHESKQMLLSANILEFYDPNKEIVVVSDASGYGLGGVIAHVIDGVEKPICFTSFSLDDAQKKYPILHLEALALVCTIKKFHKYLFGQEFIAYTDHKPLLGIFGKEGKNSIFVTRLQRYILELSIYKFELRYRPSAKMGNADFCSRFPLSQSVPAELDQDFVRSINFSIDFPLDFVLVAKATTDDVYLQQILSYLRDGWPEKVDKRFMDVFANQNDLEEVEGCLLYQDRVVIPRGMQSGILKLLHANHAGIVKMKQLARRQVYWFGINKDIEKYVSTCDICGSMAVVPKVQTTSNWTPTTRPFSRIHIDFFYFSRHTFLLIVDSHTKWLEVEWMKQGTDCAKVLKKLVAYFARFGLPDVLVSDNGPPFNSFSFVFFLERQGIKVMKSPPYNPQSNGQAERLVRTTKDVLKKFLLDPELDNIDLEDQINLFLINFRNNTSTSSGQFPSEKVFSYKPKTMLDLLNPKNHYKNHLVIKQTPSDEVQVPEISNKTSNDELDELNAGDTIWYKNHDVKLPNKWILATYLKKFSKNIFQIQIGNAVLIAQRGQLKPRRERRHEHPNLMMPLATPVTNAAEDYLDVEMGEDTELMRGTGCGEGPFRGFLEPVQTKSRRRKRDAAVAELPAICLRRSKRQRNPKMNDEFVYN; from the coding sequence ATGAGTATGGCTTCAAGCATTGAGCAATATCGCAAAGGCACAACCTTTGGCGATTGGGCTGATAGGCTGGATTACACCTTCAAAGCTAACAAAGTGGAGGGTGATcttcaaaaatctcattttaTGAATCTTTGCGGGCCATACATTTATTCCCAATTGAAACTTCTCTTCAAGAAGGATGAATTAGATAAAGCTGATTATGCTACCATTGTGGCAAAACTCAAGCTTAAACTTGATCTTACTGAGCCTGACCTTGTACAACGGTTTCGGTTTAGTCAACGGTCTCAACAACCGGACGAAACCGCTGAAGAGTTCGTACAAGCTGTCAAGCTTCAGGCTGAGTTTTGTGGGTTTGGAAATTTCAAGGATGTGGCCATCATTGACAGAGTCTTAGTGGGACTTAGTGATGCTGTGTTGAAGGAAAATCTTCTGAAGGAGGAAAAGTTGGATTTGGCTAAATTGGACAAGTTTATCACTACATGGAACATTGCTAAACGCAATGTACATTcgcttttcaatcaaaattcgtGCGCTAACTACAACTACCCTCCTCCGGAGATGATTAACCAAGTGAGAAGACCAGTTCACGAGCGTTTGGGCCATCCCTACAATCAAAGacaacacacacgcacacaaaacAATGTCAATAGACAGGGTAATGGTTTCAATAGAACAAATGGATCGTTCAACAGATCGggttacaacaacaacaacaatcacaatcgcacacaaaattcacaaaacgcTCAGCGTACAGTTCGATTCCAAGGTGATAATCGTAACAACACACAAAGAAACACAAACTACAGTAACAATAACAGACTGAATGGTCGCAACAACTACAACAACTGGCCTAAGAGGGATTATTCGGAGATGGAATGTGATTACTGTGGGGAGTTAGGTCACATTAGGAGAAAGTGTTTCACATTGAGAAACCTGCGGCGAGATGCGGTGAATTTCATCGAGGCCGCGAAGCCAGGGACCAGTGCGGAAAAGGAGTTGTCAGATCTGATGGGGCGCATGAGGACAACGGATGTTCCTAGGGCGGAGACATCGGATGATGAAAGCTACTCCGAGTGGAATCCAGGTAGTTTACAATGTATGTGTGTGGAGTCCATTAACAAAATAAGCGAACCTTGTTTGACAAATGTCATAATTGACAATGTTTTCGTCCAAATGGAGATTGATTGTGGATCAACGGTAACAGTGATGGGAAAAACTCAATATTTCAGACTTTTCGACAAACCTTTGAACAAATGTGATAAACAGCTGTTGGTAGTTAATGGAAATCAACTCAAAATTGAGGGAGAGACAGATGTTTGTGTAAAACTGAATGGTTTCAAACATAAGTTGAAATTACTTGTATTAAATTCTGATTTCAAGTTCATTCCGCTTTTTGGCAGGAATTGGATGGATATTTTCTTCCCTCAATGGAGGCAATTCTTTTCTAACAATGCGACGATTGATGAACAAATTAACAGTGTGAGTGCGCCAAAGGGCGATGAGTTGATTAAAGAGATTAAACGGGATTTTTCGGATGTTTTTGTGAAAGATTTTTCTACTCCGATCAAGGGTTTTGAGGCTGAGTTGGTCTTGAAAAGTGAAGTTCCCATTTTTAAGAAAGCGTATGACGTTCCTTACAGGCTGAGGGAGAAAGTTTTAACGTATTTGGATAGATTAGAGAAGGAAAATGTGATCAGTCCCATTGAAGCCAGTGATTGGGCATCTCCGGTGATAGTTGTCATGAAAAAGGATAATAAAATCAGACTGGTTATTGATTGTAAAGTGTCTATTAACAAAGTGTTAGTGGCGAATGCATACCCTTTGCCTGTTGCTAGTGATTTGTTTGCTAAATTGGCGAATTGCaaagttttttgttctttaGATCTTGAGGGTGCATACACACAACTTGCGTTATCGGAGAGGTCCAAGAAATTCATGGTTATCAATACAATTAAGGGTTTATTTACCTACCATCGCTTACCACAGGGGGCTTCTCCTAGTGCGTCAATTTTCCAGCACATTATGGATCAAATTTTGGGCGGAATTCCCAATGTGTTCTGCTATTTAGATGATGTTCTGATAGCAGGGAAAACTGTCGATGATTGTCGAGATAAGCTGATAATTGTTTTGGAAAGGCTTGCAAAGGCAAATATTAAGGTAAACTGGgagaaatgcaaattttttgttACAGAATTGAAATATTTAGGGCACATTATTACGAACAAAGGTTTATTGACCTGCCCTGACAAAATTTCGACTGTTCAGAGAGCAAAAGTGCCTACAAATGTTAATGAACTAAGATCCTACTTGGGATTAATAAACTACTACAACAGATTTGTGCCAAATATGTctgcaaaattgcattttttgtatAACTTGCTAAAGAAAAATACGAGGTTTATTTGGGATCGCGATTGCGACAAAGCCTTTCACGAAAGTAAACAAATGTTGCTTTCGGCAAATATTCTGGAATTTTACGATCCTAATAAGGAAATTGTAGTTGTTTCTGACGCATCAGGCTATGGCCTAGGAGGAGTAATTGCTCATGTGATCGATGGGGTTGAGAAGCCTATTTGTTTTACATCTTTTAGTTTAGATGACGCACAAAAGAAGTATCCTATTCTTCATTTAGAAGCTTTAGCTTTGGTTTGTACCATTaagaaatttcataaatatttatttggaCAAGAGTTCATTGCTTACACTGATCACAAGCCATTGCTGGGAATTTTCGGCAAAGAaggcaaaaattcaatatttgtaACCAGACTCCAACGTTATATTTTGGAACTTTCCATTTATAAATTTGAACTTCGGTACAGGCCGTCTGCAAAGATGGGTAATGCGGATTTTTGTTCGAGGTTTCCTCTAAGTCAGTCGGTGCCTGCCGAATTGGATCAAGATTTCGTTAGGAGCATTAACTTCAGCATAGATTTCCCATTAGACTTTGTTTTGGTTGCCAAGGCGACAACTGACGATGtttatttacaacaaattttAAGCTATCTGCGTGATGGTTGGCCGGAAAAGGTGGACAAACGCTTTATGGACGTATTTGCAAATCAGAATGATTTGGAAGAGGTTGAAGGGTGCTTATTGTACCAAGACAGGGTGGTGATACCACGTGGAATGCAAAGCgggattttaaaacttttacacGCCAATCACGCAGGGATAGTTAAAATGAAACAATTAGCACGTAGACAAGTCTATTGGTTTGGAATTAACAAAGATatagaaaaatatgtttcaacatGCGATATTTGTGGTAGTATGGCAGTGGTGCCAAAAGTTCAAACTACGTCTAATTGGACGCCAACTACTAGGCCTTTTAGCCGAATTCACATTGATTTCTTCTATTTTTCTCGCCATACTTTTCTTCTGATTGTGGATTCACACACCAAGTGGCTTGAGGTAGAATGGATGAAACAAGGCACGGATTGTGCAAAAGTTTTGAAGAAATTGGTTGCTTATTTTGCAAGATTTGGTCTGCCAGACGTTTTGGTATCGGACAATGGTCCTCCATTTAACTCTTTTTCCTTTGTGTTTTTTCTTGAAAGGCAAGGAATTAAGGTGATGAAAAGTCCACCATACAATCCGCAGAGCAATGGCCAGGCGGAGAGGCTAGTTAGAACAACTAAAGACGTTTTAAAGAAGTTTTTGTTAGATCCGGAGTTGGACAACATTGATTTGGAAGACCAGATTaatctatttttaataaattttagaaataatacTTCGACGAGTTCAGGGCAATTTCCCTCAGAGAAAGTTTTCTCATACAAGCCAAAAACAATGTTAGATTTATTAAATCCTAAAAATCATTACAAAAATCATCTAGTCATTAAACAAACTCCTAGTGATGAGGTACAAGTACCTGAAATATCCAACAAAACGTCGAATGACGAGTTGGACGAACTGAATGCAGGAGATActatttggtataaaaatcaCGACGTTAAATTACCAAATAAGTGGATTTTGGCTACGTACTtaaagaaattttctaaaaatattttccagataCAAATTGGAAACGCGGTGCTAATCGCGCAGCGCGGACAGCTTAAACCGCGACGTGAACGCCGGCACGAACATCCAAATTTGATGATGCCGCTCGCAACGCCGGTGACAAATGCGGCGGAAGACTACCTGGATGTCGAGATGGGAGAAGATACAGAACTGATGCGGGGCACTGGATGCGGTGAGGGCCCGTTCCGAGGATTCTTGGAACCGGTTCAAACGAAGAGCAGGAGAAGAAAGCGGGATGCCGCTGTGGCAGAGTTGCCAGCGATCTGTCTTCGACGTTCGAAACGTCAGAGAAATCCTAAAATGAACGATGAATTTGTTTATAACTAG
- the LOC120423667 gene encoding nuclear exosome regulator NRDE2-like isoform X2, which yields MSMASSIEQYRKGTTFGDWADRLDYTFKANKVEGDLQKSHFMNLCGPYIYSQLKLLFKKDELDKADYATIVAKLKLKLDLTEPDLVQRFRFSQRSQQPDETAEEFVQAVKLQAEFCGFGNFKDVAIIDRVLVGLSDAVLKENLLKEEKLDLAKLDKFITTWNIAKRNVHSLFNQNSCANYNYPPPEMINQVRRPVHERLGHPYNQRQHTRTQNNVNRQGNGFNRTNGSFNRSGYNNNNNHNRTQNSQNAQRTVRFQGDNRNNTQRNTNYSNNNRLNGRNNYNNWPKRDYSEMECDYCGELGHIRRKCFTLRNLRRDAVNFIEAAKPGTSAEKELSDLMGRMRTTDVPRAETSDDESYSEWNPDTNWKRGANRAARTA from the exons ATGAGTATGGCTTCAAGCATTGAGCAATATCGCAAAGGCACAACCTTTGGCGATTGGGCTGATAGGCTGGATTACACCTTCAAAGCTAACAAAGTGGAGGGTGATcttcaaaaatctcattttaTGAATCTTTGCGGGCCATACATTTATTCCCAATTGAAACTTCTCTTCAAGAAGGATGAATTAGATAAAGCTGATTATGCTACCATTGTGGCAAAACTCAAGCTTAAACTTGATCTTACTGAGCCTGACCTTGTACAACGGTTTCGGTTTAGTCAACGGTCTCAACAACCGGACGAAACCGCTGAAGAGTTCGTACAAGCTGTCAAGCTTCAGGCTGAGTTTTGTGGGTTTGGAAATTTCAAGGATGTGGCCATCATTGACAGAGTCTTAGTGGGACTTAGTGATGCTGTGTTGAAGGAAAATCTTCTGAAGGAGGAAAAGTTGGATTTGGCTAAATTGGACAAGTTTATCACTACATGGAACATTGCTAAACGCAATGTACATTcgcttttcaatcaaaattcgtGCGCTAACTACAACTACCCTCCTCCGGAGATGATTAACCAAGTGAGAAGACCAGTTCACGAGCGTTTGGGCCATCCCTACAATCAAAGacaacacacacgcacacaaaacAATGTCAATAGACAGGGTAATGGTTTCAATAGAACAAATGGATCGTTCAACAGATCGggttacaacaacaacaacaatcacaatcgcacacaaaattcacaaaacgcTCAGCGTACAGTTCGATTCCAAGGTGATAATCGTAACAACACACAAAGAAACACAAACTACAGTAACAATAACAGACTGAATGGTCGCAACAACTACAACAACTGGCCTAAGAGGGATTATTCGGAGATGGAATGTGATTACTGTGGGGAGTTAGGTCACATTAGGAGAAAGTGTTTCACATTGAGAAACCTGCGGCGAGATGCGGTGAATTTCATCGAGGCCGCGAAGCCAGGGACCAGTGCGGAAAAGGAGTTGTCAGATCTGATGGGGCGCATGAGGACAACGGATGTTCCTAGGGCGGAGACATCGGATGATGAAAGCTACTCCGAGTGGAATCCAG ataCAAATTGGAAACGCGGTGCTAATCGCGCAGCGCGGACAGCTTAA